In Candidatus Bathyarchaeota archaeon, the DNA window TGCATTCAAACACTTATCAAATATAATTGATGTCATAGAGACCGAGGACAAGAGATATTTCATTGTAGATATGCAAAGTGATGTTGGTACAAAAATACTCTCAAACGTTAGGGATATAGAGTTCACATATAGGGGCAAAGAAGTTGTAATAAAGACATTAGAACTGATGCTGGGAGAACCATTTGCGAAGCTTGTGCCTATCTATATTCTCAAAATATAGCGTATATAACTAAGCAATTTGATATTTGTTCATGATCTCCGTTGAAAATTTACCTTCAAGCAATTTTATTACTCTTAATTCAACTGACTTTTTACTTAAATCAATCAAAGTAAAAGAGTGTCCATGGTATCCTCTGGTTTTTCTAGAAGAAAGTGTTCCTGCATTTGACATGATTGTATTTTCAACTTTGGTTGTATACGGTACGTGTCTATGTCCCATAAGAACTAATTCAACATTATTCTTTGTAATAAGTTTGAGGACGTCTCCAGCATCATCGATCATGTTTCTCTCTCTTCCAGCTTCTGGAATTGGGATCAGGTGATGGTGTAAGGACACAATTTTAACTATTCCGAAATATAAAAAAAGTGATTTTTCCAAATATTCTTGACCTGCTCTACCAAGCCTGCCTTCATTTATGTCTGGAACTGTGGTATCTAGGGCCGTTATCCCCATGTCTTCAATTCTTTTTGTTGTTTGTCTTTTTCCAAAGAAATCTTTGTATAGAGTATTGCCTAGATTTCTTCCGTCATGGTTACCTGGGATGACTACCAACTCGGCTTCTATTTGTTTTAACTTTTCCTGAGCAAATCTATACTCTTCCAATAATCCATCTTGGGTTATATCACCAGAATGTATGACAAGATTTGGTTTTATTTCGTTTATTTTTTCAACCATCTTATCGTAACTTTTTTCAACAAACCATCCAAATGGGCTGATGTGGGTATCTGAAATATGTGCGATTTTCAAATTCTCATCTTGATTAATATTCAATTTAGAATTTAAATTCTTAACTAAGGCCAGCTAACATTATAGCAAGTTTTTATTTTTGTCTGCATGCATTGCTTTTTTTTAATATTAGCACTCATTTTTTAATGGTAAATATGTGCTGAAATCCCTCAACTCACATTTGAAAGCTTAGATCACTAATTGTTGATTACATTAGTTTGTGTGCCTGTAAAGTC includes these proteins:
- a CDS encoding metallophosphoesterase: MKIAHISDTHISPFGWFVEKSYDKMVEKINEIKPNLVIHSGDITQDGLLEEYRFAQEKLKQIEAELVVIPGNHDGRNLGNTLYKDFFGKRQTTKRIEDMGITALDTTVPDINEGRLGRAGQEYLEKSLFLYFGIVKIVSLHHHLIPIPEAGRERNMIDDAGDVLKLITKNNVELVLMGHRHVPYTTKVENTIMSNAGTLSSRKTRGYHGHSFTLIDLSKKSVELRVIKLLEGKFSTEIMNKYQIA